One Acetobacterium sp. KB-1 DNA segment encodes these proteins:
- a CDS encoding ABC transporter substrate-binding protein produces MKNRLKRVLIISMCLLMVSLLAGCGETKKDETSEASKSERTITDLAGKTVTLPAVAEIKNVVIIAPPLLSTYVSNGLSTDNIVGVSAIALTEMNKVLLDYFVPNNKEINTTFVSSAYESNAEELLKLDPDIILVYGDTQKKGLETIQVPVVDFFIKNQVNEDWSVQIDQLMREIFGLEDDNSLQQEWDIANKKVDTILAEIGSVEKQKGLMIMSNTGDKITVRGAGTYGDDWLVKSGLVNAAAELSGENIEVTMEQLLAWNPDIVYVFRGLPADQYLSGSIAGQDWSQIQAFKDGKIYNTPVGIMNWGTPCADSPLMIQWLVSKNFPEKLSDNEYQTILKEFYERRYEIKLSDEMIQSILIPGSGK; encoded by the coding sequence ATGAAAAACAGATTAAAACGTGTCTTAATTATCAGTATGTGTTTGCTGATGGTCAGTCTGTTAGCGGGCTGTGGCGAAACAAAAAAAGATGAAACCAGTGAGGCTTCAAAATCAGAGCGAACGATTACCGATCTGGCTGGAAAAACAGTCACCCTGCCAGCCGTGGCAGAAATCAAAAATGTGGTGATCATTGCGCCACCGCTGTTATCCACCTATGTCAGCAACGGATTGAGTACCGACAATATCGTTGGTGTCAGTGCGATCGCGCTGACCGAAATGAATAAAGTTTTATTGGATTACTTTGTTCCCAATAATAAAGAAATCAACACGACCTTTGTATCATCTGCCTATGAATCTAATGCCGAAGAACTTCTAAAGCTTGATCCGGATATTATTTTAGTCTATGGAGATACCCAAAAAAAAGGTCTGGAGACGATTCAGGTCCCCGTGGTGGACTTTTTTATAAAGAATCAGGTTAACGAAGACTGGTCGGTCCAGATTGATCAGTTGATGCGGGAAATTTTTGGTTTGGAAGATGACAATTCGCTACAACAGGAATGGGATATCGCCAATAAAAAGGTCGATACCATTCTTGCTGAAATCGGCAGTGTCGAAAAACAAAAAGGTCTGATGATTATGAGTAACACCGGAGATAAGATTACTGTTCGTGGTGCCGGTACTTATGGGGATGACTGGTTAGTGAAAAGTGGATTGGTTAATGCTGCGGCTGAGCTAAGCGGTGAAAACATTGAAGTAACCATGGAACAACTGCTAGCCTGGAACCCTGATATTGTCTATGTTTTTCGGGGATTACCGGCAGATCAGTATTTATCAGGTTCGATTGCCGGCCAGGACTGGTCTCAGATTCAGGCTTTCAAAGACGGTAAAATCTATAATACTCCGGTGGGGATTATGAACTGGGGTACTCCTTGTGCTGACTCACCGCTGATGATTCAATGGCTGGTCAGCAAAAACTTTCCCGAAAAACTGTCAGACAATGAATATCAAACGATTCTGAAGGAGTTTTATGAGCGCCGTTATGAAATTAAACTCAGTGACGAAATGATCCAGTCTATCTTGATTCCTGGTAGCGGTAAGTAA
- a CDS encoding MarR family winged helix-turn-helix transcriptional regulator, producing the protein MKEDVNAVISEYIKMVEKIANGKTNVLDFGGDLVFYRGEIHMIKMIGDFPGIFVSEMARNFNITRAVVSKTIKKLEAKNVVYKAIDETDKKRMRLYLTEKGKDAYRAHQKYHNHYDSPLFSYLDGLAREELEVIDAFLKRANLLIDNHF; encoded by the coding sequence ATGAAAGAAGATGTAAATGCTGTAATTAGTGAATATATAAAAATGGTTGAAAAGATTGCCAATGGAAAGACTAACGTTCTTGACTTTGGAGGTGATCTGGTTTTTTATCGCGGGGAAATTCATATGATCAAGATGATCGGCGATTTTCCGGGAATCTTTGTATCGGAGATGGCGAGAAACTTTAATATTACCCGAGCGGTGGTTTCCAAAACCATTAAAAAGCTGGAAGCGAAGAATGTCGTCTATAAGGCAATTGATGAAACGGATAAAAAGAGGATGCGGCTTTATCTGACAGAGAAAGGAAAAGATGCTTATCGGGCGCATCAAAAGTATCATAATCATTATGACAGTCCACTTTTTTCCTACCTTGATGGACTGGCGAGGGAAGAACTTGAAGTAATTGACGCTTTTTTAAAACGGGCAAATTTACTGATTGACAATCATTTTTAG
- a CDS encoding nitrogenase component 1, with protein MRLNRLSEINHNKDIYGASVAISCGVFCPTFGVAVAAPLIREAAVLVVGTAECTWYARNSCIYHSEEPGYERFFAGVFEDTDIIFGSRDGILTALLQIAKDPRIRCIFLVSTCIPEIIGEDLEAISQAAEKECGIPILPIHVAHYDRNCNEFGVAVSQTMKAMVRLMKPQTVKPGTVNLLGRNFHAGIEGSLKDSELLGLLTQNGITLHLIIPEPCNIEALQSAPAAALNIVTSEVGRELAMALEDQFGTPYVFFEPSFELDKIRSGYQQLAGHLGISIQKIIEKAHQNAVSQLQEARQVLAGKSFVNGGRPPDAFEAAAFLTSLGMVPLLINAYRLTDNSQEQIDRILDQGWDPYVNYVANPNAAVSLMPELLPDLYIGFGPVDYLKQLGILHLERLVPPGKIGYEAITWALAAVKSVLAGGAPDVSF; from the coding sequence ATGCGTTTAAACAGACTGTCAGAAATTAACCATAATAAGGATATTTATGGGGCGTCGGTGGCTATTTCATGTGGGGTTTTTTGTCCAACCTTCGGGGTGGCCGTAGCAGCGCCGCTGATCAGAGAAGCGGCTGTCCTGGTCGTCGGAACGGCTGAATGCACCTGGTATGCCCGAAACAGCTGCATCTACCACAGTGAAGAACCGGGCTACGAGCGGTTTTTTGCCGGTGTCTTTGAAGACACCGATATTATTTTTGGCAGTCGCGATGGCATCCTGACAGCCTTGCTGCAGATCGCCAAAGATCCCCGGATCCGTTGTATTTTTTTAGTCAGCACCTGCATTCCTGAAATTATCGGTGAAGATCTGGAAGCCATTAGTCAAGCCGCCGAAAAGGAATGTGGCATTCCGATTCTGCCCATTCATGTGGCCCATTATGACCGAAACTGCAATGAATTTGGGGTGGCGGTGTCCCAGACCATGAAAGCAATGGTCCGGCTGATGAAACCGCAAACGGTCAAACCGGGAACGGTTAATCTGTTGGGACGAAATTTTCATGCCGGAATCGAAGGCTCTCTGAAGGATTCGGAACTGCTGGGACTGCTTACGCAAAACGGGATTACGCTTCATCTGATCATTCCGGAACCCTGTAACATTGAAGCCCTTCAGAGCGCCCCGGCGGCGGCCCTGAATATCGTCACCAGCGAGGTCGGTCGGGAACTGGCAATGGCCTTGGAAGACCAGTTTGGCACTCCCTACGTTTTCTTTGAACCCTCTTTTGAGCTGGATAAGATCCGATCAGGTTACCAGCAGCTGGCAGGACATTTGGGTATCTCGATTCAAAAAATAATTGAAAAAGCTCATCAAAACGCCGTTTCGCAGCTGCAAGAGGCGCGGCAGGTGCTGGCCGGAAAAAGCTTTGTCAATGGTGGTCGGCCGCCGGATGCCTTTGAAGCGGCGGCATTTCTGACCTCCCTGGGAATGGTGCCACTGCTGATTAACGCCTATCGGCTCACGGATAACAGTCAGGAGCAGATTGATCGGATTCTCGATCAGGGTTGGGATCCCTATGTGAATTACGTAGCCAATCCCAATGCGGCAGTCAGTCTGATGCCGGAACTTTTACCGGATTTATACATTGGTTTTGGACCGGTGGATTATTTAAAACAATTGGGAATCTTGCACCTGGAACGACTCGTGCCACCGGGAAAAATTGGCTATGAAGCGATCACCTGGGCACTGGCGGCGGTCAAATCAGTTTTAGCGGGAGGTGCACCGGATGTATCTTTCTAA
- a CDS encoding ABC transporter ATP-binding protein translates to MQLAVIKGSYGYHPENKVLSQISFELAQGRIMTILGQNGIGKTTLLKCMMGLLKWQEGETRVDGQVFTSMLDRDGIGYVPQAHKTVFAFSVFDMVTMGRSRHVSIFGMPSKLDREKVLEALSIVGIIDFKDQLCSQLSGGQLQLVYIARALANEPKILIMDEPESHLDFKNQFLVLKLIQRLKDEQGISCIINTHYPEHALRISDDTLLLGKGQYGFGPSHEMITEANIKDYFEVNAKIYTIPGLNNQKKAFTVVD, encoded by the coding sequence ATGCAACTGGCAGTAATTAAGGGTAGCTATGGCTATCATCCGGAAAATAAGGTGCTTTCGCAAATTAGTTTTGAACTTGCACAAGGGCGGATTATGACTATCCTGGGGCAAAATGGGATTGGCAAAACTACCTTGCTGAAATGCATGATGGGCCTGCTCAAGTGGCAGGAAGGCGAAACCCGGGTTGATGGCCAGGTGTTTACCTCAATGCTGGATCGTGATGGGATTGGCTATGTTCCTCAGGCGCATAAAACTGTTTTCGCTTTTTCGGTTTTTGATATGGTCACCATGGGACGAAGCCGTCATGTGTCGATCTTTGGGATGCCTTCAAAGCTGGACCGGGAAAAGGTACTGGAGGCGTTGTCCATAGTCGGCATCATCGATTTCAAAGATCAACTTTGTTCTCAATTAAGTGGGGGACAATTACAACTGGTTTATATTGCCAGAGCATTGGCTAACGAACCGAAAATTCTGATTATGGATGAGCCGGAATCCCATCTCGATTTCAAAAACCAGTTTTTGGTTTTAAAACTGATCCAGCGGCTCAAAGACGAACAGGGGATCTCCTGTATCATCAATACCCATTATCCTGAACACGCCTTACGGATTTCAGATGATACCTTGCTGCTGGGAAAAGGTCAGTATGGATTTGGACCGAGTCACGAAATGATTACTGAAGCAAATATCAAAGACTATTTTGAAGTAAATGCAAAAATTTATACCATTCCGGGGCTGAACAACCAGAAAAAAGCCTTTACGGTAGTGGATTAG
- a CDS encoding iron ABC transporter permease has product MKPITRNNTFIVLLLGLLIVFSFASLFLGRYYVEPEHVLKLLWSGLLGSPLDSVDKTVVLDIRLPRLFIVILVGAGLSVSGAAFQGCFHNPLVSPDVLGVSAGAGFGAALGILWTNGVTTGVTAAMAFAFGLLSVVVSLLLSRLKNESSILALVLSGIIVSAVFNALISLVKFVADTDSQLPAITFWLMGSFSNTTFEDLGKIIVPILVGIGVLIAVRWRINVLTLGDEEAKTLGINPGKTRMIIIAAATIITASSVVVAGIVGWVGLIIPNLCRMIVGSDHKYLMPASCLCGAVFLLTVDFIARVLTPSEIPIGILTAIIGAPFFALVYKKTEGC; this is encoded by the coding sequence ATGAAACCAATCACCAGGAATAACACATTTATAGTATTGCTTTTGGGGTTACTAATCGTTTTTTCTTTTGCTTCACTATTTTTAGGTCGGTATTATGTCGAGCCGGAGCATGTTTTAAAGCTGCTCTGGTCCGGACTGTTAGGCAGTCCTCTTGATAGTGTTGATAAAACGGTAGTACTTGACATTCGGCTACCGCGGCTTTTTATAGTTATTCTGGTGGGCGCTGGTTTGTCTGTCAGCGGGGCGGCTTTTCAGGGCTGTTTTCATAATCCTCTGGTCAGCCCTGATGTATTGGGGGTTAGTGCCGGGGCCGGTTTTGGTGCCGCCCTGGGAATTCTTTGGACTAATGGGGTTACCACCGGGGTTACGGCTGCGATGGCTTTTGCTTTTGGGCTTTTAAGTGTAGTAGTAAGCCTACTTCTTTCGCGGTTAAAAAACGAATCCTCAATTTTAGCGCTGGTCTTATCCGGGATCATTGTTTCGGCCGTGTTTAACGCCCTGATTTCGCTGGTCAAATTTGTGGCTGATACCGATTCTCAGTTGCCGGCGATTACCTTCTGGCTAATGGGAAGCTTTTCAAACACGACCTTTGAAGACCTTGGTAAAATCATTGTACCGATTTTGGTTGGCATTGGGGTATTAATCGCTGTTCGATGGCGGATAAACGTTTTAACATTGGGGGATGAAGAAGCCAAAACCTTGGGGATCAACCCCGGAAAAACACGTATGATCATTATTGCCGCGGCTACCATTATTACGGCATCGTCGGTGGTGGTAGCGGGCATCGTCGGTTGGGTAGGCCTGATTATTCCAAATTTGTGCAGAATGATTGTTGGCTCAGACCATAAATATCTGATGCCGGCATCCTGTTTATGTGGCGCGGTATTTTTATTGACAGTGGATTTTATTGCCCGGGTTTTAACCCCCTCTGAAATCCCCATTGGAATTCTGACAGCCATTATCGGAGCGCCTTTTTTCGCGCTGGTTTACAAGAAAACAGAGGGGTGTTGA
- a CDS encoding class I SAM-dependent methyltransferase yields MATFDEEIKTVWNQHAKHYDKKHNQREDRDIWKQILVEHIGKDKNQRVLDMGTGTGFLAHLAAEAGYRSVGIDFAEKMVAQAKEIANETNLDIDFIQGDWNELPFENDSIDVIVNRLIMWTVFTPEETLREWWRVLKPGGRILCFCPEDTKERMPSHYTEAIEKLLPLRNANSVQFAQTLKTTGYQQISITELPELCGDKLFRHWALIKGEKEIMSSTN; encoded by the coding sequence ATGGCTACTTTTGATGAAGAAATAAAAACGGTCTGGAATCAGCATGCAAAACATTATGATAAAAAACATAATCAGCGCGAAGATCGCGATATTTGGAAACAAATTCTGGTGGAACATATTGGTAAAGATAAAAACCAGAGAGTTTTGGATATGGGAACCGGCACTGGTTTTTTGGCGCATTTAGCAGCAGAGGCGGGTTATCGTAGTGTGGGTATTGATTTTGCGGAAAAAATGGTGGCACAGGCAAAAGAAATTGCTAATGAAACTAACCTGGACATTGACTTTATTCAGGGAGACTGGAATGAGCTTCCTTTTGAGAATGATAGTATTGACGTGATCGTTAATCGTCTGATTATGTGGACGGTTTTCACGCCGGAAGAAACCCTGAGGGAGTGGTGGCGGGTTTTAAAACCAGGTGGCAGGATTTTGTGTTTTTGTCCAGAAGATACAAAAGAAAGGATGCCAAGTCATTATACCGAAGCGATTGAAAAGCTGTTACCACTGCGTAATGCCAATTCAGTACAGTTTGCGCAAACGCTGAAAACGACTGGGTATCAGCAGATCAGCATTACTGAATTACCGGAATTATGTGGTGATAAACTCTTTAGGCACTGGGCCCTGATTAAAGGTGAAAAGGAAATTATGTCGTCAACTAATTGA
- a CDS encoding nitrogenase component 1, with the protein MYLSNNYPVPSERMGLLWALSGVRELVIVEFGPEGTTRYLLESLKEFGNAAQASFYTTTMDEDVVVFGNYDRLNQVLMEIDQRLHPEVIVVLDSSVAAVIGVDLDGICHEIKPHIDAKLITIKGGGLKNDWTVGIETALRLLGQIAIKNRPKKNRFNIIGCCADEYNHLAEAAEIKDMMAKCFAMELNCNLSGNTSVASCRNIGQAVVNLVLRQEGLALAQDLQQRFEIPYVDGRPYGLVGTRAWLQKIERVINQKADYAAVHQAVTALKIAKEQVIQKNSGKTIVLCGHEDSVRGLAEFFKDELNLEVYFLKSSWCSRSTELSVISQSAYEKLRSHQDVLVLADGLQIRDLPSVDRIQVAHPKIAGFTEDQPGLMGFRGAAYLLNKLTK; encoded by the coding sequence ATGTATCTTTCTAACAATTATCCCGTCCCATCGGAACGGATGGGTTTGCTGTGGGCCCTCAGCGGCGTCAGGGAGCTGGTGATTGTGGAGTTCGGGCCGGAGGGCACGACCCGCTATTTGCTGGAATCGTTAAAAGAATTCGGGAATGCGGCGCAGGCCAGCTTTTACACCACCACAATGGATGAGGATGTCGTGGTGTTTGGTAACTATGACCGGCTCAATCAGGTCTTGATGGAAATTGATCAGCGCCTTCACCCCGAAGTGATTGTGGTTCTGGATTCATCAGTGGCCGCGGTGATCGGGGTGGATCTTGATGGCATCTGCCATGAAATCAAACCGCACATTGACGCCAAACTGATAACAATTAAAGGAGGTGGTCTGAAAAACGACTGGACCGTGGGGATTGAAACGGCATTGCGTTTACTGGGTCAGATAGCCATTAAAAATCGGCCTAAAAAGAATCGGTTTAACATCATCGGCTGCTGTGCCGATGAATACAATCATCTGGCCGAAGCCGCTGAAATTAAAGACATGATGGCAAAGTGTTTTGCTATGGAACTTAATTGCAACCTTTCCGGAAACACCAGTGTCGCCAGTTGCAGAAATATCGGGCAGGCGGTGGTAAATCTGGTGCTCCGGCAGGAGGGACTGGCGCTCGCACAAGATCTGCAGCAGCGGTTCGAGATTCCCTATGTTGATGGCCGGCCTTACGGGTTGGTAGGAACCCGGGCCTGGCTGCAGAAGATTGAACGTGTTATTAACCAGAAGGCCGATTATGCCGCCGTTCATCAGGCCGTAACAGCACTGAAAATAGCCAAGGAACAGGTCATTCAAAAGAATTCGGGAAAAACCATCGTACTTTGTGGCCATGAAGATAGCGTCCGGGGTTTAGCTGAGTTTTTTAAAGACGAGCTGAATCTTGAAGTATATTTTCTAAAGAGCAGTTGGTGCTCCCGTTCCACCGAGTTGTCGGTGATCAGTCAGTCGGCCTATGAAAAACTCAGAAGTCATCAGGACGTTCTGGTTCTGGCAGATGGGTTGCAAATCAGAGACCTGCCGAGCGTGGATCGGATTCAGGTTGCCCATCCCAAAATTGCCGGGTTCACTGAAGATCAGCCGGGTTTAATGGGTTTTCGTGGAGCGGCCTATCTGCTGAACAAACTAACTAAATAA